One Archangium violaceum genomic window, GTCGGCGTTGGCGCCGCCCGCACCTTCAAGGTGTCCGACGACGCGGAGGTGGACGCGGCCCTCACCGAGTCGCTGCCCGGCTACCTCGCCCAGGCCTTCGTGCGCGGCACCATCGTCACCTACGACGGGCTCGTGGACCGCGAGGGCCGCATCATCTTCCGGCTCAGCCACGAGTACAGCGACGGCATCATGGAATCGGTGCTCGAGCAGAAGGATCTCGCCATCTGGAGCCACAAGGAGATTCCCCCCTCGCTGGATGCCATGGGCCACAAGGCGGTGGAGGCGCTCGGGCTGCGCGAGCGCTGGTTCCACCTGGAGTTCTTCCGGCTGGCCGATGGCGGCTACGTGGCCCTCGAGGCCAACCTGCGCCCGCCCGGAGCCTTCCTGACGGACATGATGAACTACGCGTGCGACATGGACGTGTACCGCCTGTGGGCACGCATGCTGACGGGCGAGGATCTGCGCGACTTCCGCTACACGCCCAGGTACCACGTGTGTCACGCCGGCCGGCGCACGGGCCACCAGTACCGTCACCGCCATGCGGAGGTGGTGGACCGGCTCGGTGGAGCGCTGCTGCAGCACCGTGAGCTGCCCGCCGTCTTCCGGAGCGCCCTGGGGGATGAGATGTACCTCATCCGGCACCAGGAGTTACCGGCCATGCAGGAGGCCCTGCGCTTCATCCAGGCGCGGGGCTGAGCGCGAGCGCCGGGCGTCTCAGCTCAGCAGCCAGCGCATGGCGAGTGGCAGCCGGCGCTGCCAGTCCTTCTCGTGGTGGAGCCCTCCGGGATCCAACACGAGGAACAGCTCGTGGCCGGCGTAGCCCAGCCCCTGGAGGTGGTGGAAGAAGTCGCGCGTGGAGTCGCCGTAGTTCATGGCGTAGCCCACCGGATCCACGCTCTCGTGCTGGCCGGCATCCAGGTAGATGCGCGACCAGCGCCGGGTGTGGGCCGACCACTCCGCGAAGAGCCGGTTCCAGCCCCACATCACCGAGGGCGACATCCCTCCAATGCGGCCGAACAGCTCCGGGTGCTTCCACCCCATGTACAGCGACATGAGGCCGCCCAGCGATGAGCCCATGACCGCCGTCGACTCGGCGCCCTGGCGGGTGCGGTAGGTGGAATCGATGTGGGGCTTGAGCGTCTCGACGAGGAAGCGGACGTAGGATCCACCCCGGCCCTGGATATGGCCGCGTGGCTCGTCCCAGGGCGAGTACTCGGAGAGCCTGTTGGGCGTCGAGTCCACCGCGACGATGAGCCACGGCTCCAGGCTGCCCTCGGCCACCAGCCGCTCGAGGATGCTGTTGGTACACCAAGTGTCGTAGATGGCCGACTCGGGATGGGCGAAGACGTTCTGCCCGTCGTGCATGTACAGCACGGGGAAGCGCCGGTGGGGCTCATGGTCGTACGCATCCGGGGTGTAGATGCGGACGGTTCGGTGGAACCCCTCCTGCGGAGAGGCGAAGTCTCGGATGATGTGGACGTGTCCCATGGGGGGGGGCGGATACCGGGTGCGACGGCGCGTCCATCCACCATAGGTCGCTGGAAGCGCCGCGTCATCCTCAGCGACACAGGGGCTGTTCGGAAGCGCCGGCCCGGGTGGCGATGAGCTGTAGGAGAGCGGTTGGCTGGGGCTCCCGGCCGCTTTCCCAGAGCGTGGACTCCGCCCAGCACTGCACCCAGGGGGTGCTCCAGTCCGTCGGGAGCTCGTTGCACCAGGCCCTCCGCTGAGCGCCACGGGCCTGGGCGTCCCGATGCACCGCCGCGAGCATGTGGGGCGCGAGCTGTTCGAAGAACGCGTTCGAATAATCCCGGGCGGACGGGACCTCCAGGGCGTTCGCACGGAGTCCGGCGGGGCTGAAGCCCACGTGCTCGTCGTCCTCGAAGCGCAGCACGCCCTGATGATGCACGGGCGCGGTGGAGCCCGGGGTATTCGCCTGGAGTGTGAAGCGGAAGTCCGACGACCAGCGGTGGGTCCACACCGAGTAGGTGAAGGTGTCGTACACGTCCTCCTTCACCGATTGGGGCGTGTTGGACAGGCTCGAGCGGGCCGCGCTGAGCTCCCGGGAAGCGGAATCGTAGGCGGCGTGGAGCGCCTTGGCCTCGTCGCAGGCCGTCTTCTTGCTGGAGGGCTCGGGACACCCGACACAGCTCGCCTCGTGCGTGTCCGTCTCGTTCGCGCACTCGTCGTCCATGTCATCCCGATGCTTCTCGGCCCTCCGGTACTCGCGCTCGGCCTGCGCGAGGCGCTTCTCGGCGGCGGCGTAATCCGGATTGGAGACCCACCGCGTGCCGCTGACGTAGTCCACGCTGCGCACGTCCTCGCTGACGTTCTCCATGACGCGCTGGATGAGCGCGTCCACCTGGAGCTCGAGTGGCGCCGGCTGGCCGGGCACCGTCCCGGTCTCCGCGCACCGCGCCCAGAAAGGCAGTCCTGGAGTCAGGCGATGGCAGAGATCGGACAGCTCCCGGGCGATGGGGGGCGACATCGAGCCCTCGAGCCGGGTGGCCACGGGGATGGCGCTCTGGAAGCGGAATGCCTCGCGGGTCTGTTCGGTCCGTGAGCTCGTGTCCGCGCCGGGCGCGAGGCACTGCGCCGCGGACCACAGCACCGTGGCGGCACCCGCCGTGCCCTGGTTCTCCGCGGTCATGGCGAGCTCCGCGAAGCGCGAGGCGATCCGGCTCGCGCGCTCGGTGAGAAGTGTCTGGTAGCTCGGGAGGGGGAACTGGTGGCCACGGGTCTGGAGGCAGGCGAGCCCGGCCACCTGTGTTTCCAGCGAGCCCTCCGCGTTCCACTTGCCGGCACAGCGCTCCGTGTGGAGCTGGCTGGCCTTCTCGAGCATCTCGGTGACCTCGGGGTGGTTGGGGATGAGGTCCAGGGAGTCCAGCAGGGGAGGGATGCACCGATCCAGGTCCCCCGCCTCGCACGGTGGGCGCGCGGACTCGAGGGCCTGGGCCGTGGCCTTCTCCGCGAAGATGGGGACCCGGGTGCAGGCCATCTCGTCATCGGGGGCGGCGGCACAGGCCGTCCGGTAGGAGCGGGCCGCCGTCATGAAGTCGCCGCGAATCGCCGCCTCCTTGGCCTGGGACATGGCCTGCCGGTAGGCGGTGTTGCAGCCGCTCAACACCAGGAGCGCGAGAAGTGAGGAGAAGCGCGAGGCCAGGGGATGCGAGCGCATACGATTGGAGAGGAAGAGAGGCGGAGCGTCAGGACCCTGGACGAGCGAGGAGGCTGTGTATTCAACGGCTTGGCGCTCCCATGGGGGACGCCGCATCGTCGCTCCCCACCATG contains:
- a CDS encoding alpha/beta hydrolase gives rise to the protein MGHVHIIRDFASPQEGFHRTVRIYTPDAYDHEPHRRFPVLYMHDGQNVFAHPESAIYDTWCTNSILERLVAEGSLEPWLIVAVDSTPNRLSEYSPWDEPRGHIQGRGGSYVRFLVETLKPHIDSTYRTRQGAESTAVMGSSLGGLMSLYMGWKHPELFGRIGGMSPSVMWGWNRLFAEWSAHTRRWSRIYLDAGQHESVDPVGYAMNYGDSTRDFFHHLQGLGYAGHELFLVLDPGGLHHEKDWQRRLPLAMRWLLS
- a CDS encoding ATP-grasp domain-containing protein yields the protein MNVVFISPHFPPQFFHFVTALRELGVSVLGLGDASYDSLRRELRDSLSEYFFTPNLNDYGALLRATGYFTWRHGHIDRIDSLNETWLEVEAQLREDFHVPGLQPADIARLRSKLGMHDVFKQAGIPHPDAIPLKDAAGVKAFARSVGYPLVLKPDVGVGAARTFKVSDDAEVDAALTESLPGYLAQAFVRGTIVTYDGLVDREGRIIFRLSHEYSDGIMESVLEQKDLAIWSHKEIPPSLDAMGHKAVEALGLRERWFHLEFFRLADGGYVALEANLRPPGAFLTDMMNYACDMDVYRLWARMLTGEDLRDFRYTPRYHVCHAGRRTGHQYRHRHAEVVDRLGGALLQHRELPAVFRSALGDEMYLIRHQELPAMQEALRFIQARG